In Gimesia panareensis, the genomic window TGCTTCGTGCGATTGACCGTGTTACTCTGCATCAATAAGACTCCCACCAGGTCCCGTTCAAAATCGATCCAGGCGACTGGTCCGGAATAGCCGGGGTGCGAGAGGATTCGTGAATGACCATTGATCGGGCTGTCTTTAATCTGAAAGGCCAGACCGTAACGCCCATTGGTCCCCGGCTGTGGCTGATATAACTGCTGGAGCGTCTCAGCCCGAATCAGCTGCTTTCCGTGGTGTTTGCCACGCTGCAGATGCAACTGCATCAGCGTCCCGATATCGTCGAGTGTTGAGTAAACGCCTCCCCCTGCGGTCGAAAGTCGTTTATTCTGTCGTTCTGCCACTTCCAGTCCAAACTGATCCGGTTCAAACACTCCCGGCTTACTGGAGGAATACAGAGGGGCCAGTTTTTTGAGTTCCTGTCTGGTTGGTTGAATCGTAGACTGCTGCAATCCCAGCGGTTTAAAAACCCGTTCCTGCATCAGTTCGATGAATGATTTTCCGGTCACTTTTTCAGCTACACAGGCTGAAAGATCAATCGGCCGACCATACATCATTTTGGTTCCCGGTTCGACAACGAGCCCCAGTTTCAGACAGCCATTCACGAAATCCTGTGGAGTCTGTGGAGAGACGTAATCGGCTAACTGAGGATCATTTTTCTCCAGGTGCTTTTCTGCTTTGAGCCAGTTGTCGTTGGGGATTCCCGAGGTATGACTCATTGCATGCCGCAAACGAACCGGCTGCCGGGGTTTTGTCCCATCGGGTAGTCGGATGTTGGCAAATTCAGGAAACGTCTTTGAGATCGGGTCATCAAATGTCAGCAATCCCTCATCTACCAGGGAAGCCATCAGCGTTGCGGTAAAAAGCTTGCCTGTGGATGCCAGCCAGCAGAGCTGGTCGACAGTGAACGGTTCACTGGTTTTAATATCGACGACTCCGTGTGCTTCCCGCATTACGACCTTGCCCTTGTGAATGAGCAGAATCGAAATTCCGGGGTAATAGCCTTCCCTGATCACAGCCTGAATTTCAGATCGGATTGCCGAGCGTGCCTCGTCAGTCAGACTCGTCTGGTTTGAAAGCTGGAAGCCGGCGATCGGCATCCGTACTGCGTAGAGTGATGTCCTCGCAGTCACATACAGTGTTTTGCGGTCTGGCCCCCCAAAGGCACAGTTCGCCGGTCCTTCAGGAAAAGGAATCACAGCCAGAGTTTCCCCCGCGGGACTCATTACTTGAATGCAGTTTGCACGGGGACGGGTGAGATAGAGATTCCCCTGCACATCCACGGTCAGTCCATCGCCGCCTGCCAGCGGTTGGCCTTCCTTTTGTACCAGCGTTCCCAGTATGTGTCCCGGGCCAATCCGCCCCGGAGCTAGAATCGGATACGCCAGCAGCTCAGGTTGTCCTGAAGGCAGAACGTATAATGTTTTTTCATCCGGAGAGAGTAAAACTCCGTTACAGCGGGAAACGTCTTTGACCAGTTGCGTCACAGTGCCCTCAGCAGAAACGTAGAAAACGCCACTGGGGCCGGGACGCTTTGCTGAACCGCCGATGTCACTAAAGTAGACGCCCCCCTGGGAATCGAGCACGAGGTCATTCACACGGTGAAATGCTTTGTCGTCACATTTGTCCGCGATGACCTGAAATTTCCCGGTACTCGAATCGTAGGCCACAATCTGGGCGGGCGCTCCCTGAGTCTTCTGACTTCCGGACTGACAGGCGAAGAGGCGACCATCCGGATGAAAGAACAGACCATTTGTTCGCAGGCTATCTTCCAGAAACGTGGTCAGTTTGCCGTCATGGGAAACACGATACACTTTTTCGGTGGGCAGATCCGAGAAATAGAGATTGCCTTCCCCATCGGCGGCAGGACCTTCCGTAAATTGAAAGCCGGTATGCAGGCGGCGGACATCGCCGATCTCACCGATCCCTGCAGTCTGCTTCGCGGGAGCAGGTCGAATCTTGAGCTGACGAAACTCCAGAGCGCCCGCTTTTTCCCCTGCGGGGCCGCCCGAATCGCCTCCCAGCCCGAACGTCAGTTTTGGCTCGGCAATGTAGTCGGCTTTGACTGTGAATTCCTGGCCATCGACCTTGACGGTCATCTCCGGACCGTGGAACTGGATCTGTGCCTGATACCATTTGTCTGTCTCGATCTGATGCGGTTTCTGCAGCAGGTTCTCCGATTCTCCTTTTTTCGCATGTCCCAGAACCCGGATCTGATCCCGGCTCACCACCAGATGCACAATGTGTCCCCGCTCTTGTGAGCCGTTAAAGATCATCCCGGCAAATCTCGCTTTTCCTTCCAGGCGAAATTCGTAATTGATGTTTCCATCCCCCAGCACAAACCGCCGCATCTTAACGGGTCCGTGCCGACGGGGACCGGATTCATAGCCGCGCAGAATTCCATTTTCTGCCTTCCACGTTCCCAGTCCCCAGAACCAGTCCCTGGTCAGTGGTTCCTGGAATGATTCCTGCAGCAGAATCAGTGGTTCCTCAGCAGAGGTTTCCGCAGAGAGCGGCTCAGGCTGAATCCAGACGCATATCAGCAGACAGACAAGAGATTTCATGAAGGGAGCATTCATATGGTACCTACCCTGAAGTGGATCTATCCGAAATAGAGAAAGCAGATTGAAAACGTATGACACCTGATCTAACCGGTGTCGAAATCAGAGGTCTTTTTCTGTGGGTGGAAAACGTTTGCGGTTGTCACTATCCACCGGCTTTCCACTGCGGGTATTCCACCATTCATGAGCCTTCTCAGGATTGTAACAGGGATTCGGCAGCGGCATGCGAGCGCTGACACTATGGCGCCAGGCATTCAGCTTCTGTTTGAGGTCAGCAACGCGACCTTTCTTTTCACTGGCCAGATTGTTTTTCTCACCAATGTCGGCACTGATTTGATAGAGTTCGATATCCCCGGTACCGTCCAGGTATTCGATCAACTTCCAGTCCCGTTCACGAATACTGCTGGCAGGGCGATCGTGGTGGTAGTGCGGATAGTGCCAGTAGAGCGCCTGGCGGGGCAGTTTTGCATCCGGGTGCGCAAAGAGAGGGAGCAGGCTCACACCGTCGATTGTCTGATTTTTCGGTAACGTTCCTCCTGCCAGTTCAACAAAGGTGGGATAGAAATCATAACTGATTGTTGGTTCTGCACAGACTGTGCCGGCCTTCACCATAGGTGGATACTTGACGATCAGAGGCACGCGAACACCTCCCTCGTGCAAAGACCCCTTCTCTCCTTTCAGCGGTGCCTGTGTCGAGACGTTATCATCCGCCTGAGGTCGATAGTCATACCGTCGGTACAGGCCCCCGTTATCGGAAGTGAAGACGATCATCGTTTCATTCGTCAATCCCTCCGCTTCAATGGCAGCGACAATCCGGCCCACCATATCATCACAATGTTCGATCATGGCCGCATACACGGGATGAGGCAGGTCACGCTTGAGTTCAGCCGCTCGCTTGCGGTACTTTTCCACCTTGTCCGACATCGCTCCCAGCGGGATATGCACCGCGAAAGGCGAGAGCATCAGAAAGAAGGGCTTCTCTTTATT contains:
- a CDS encoding serine hydrolase, whose product is MKSLVCLLICVWIQPEPLSAETSAEEPLILLQESFQEPLTRDWFWGLGTWKAENGILRGYESGPRRHGPVKMRRFVLGDGNINYEFRLEGKARFAGMIFNGSQERGHIVHLVVSRDQIRVLGHAKKGESENLLQKPHQIETDKWYQAQIQFHGPEMTVKVDGQEFTVKADYIAEPKLTFGLGGDSGGPAGEKAGALEFRQLKIRPAPAKQTAGIGEIGDVRRLHTGFQFTEGPAADGEGNLYFSDLPTEKVYRVSHDGKLTTFLEDSLRTNGLFFHPDGRLFACQSGSQKTQGAPAQIVAYDSSTGKFQVIADKCDDKAFHRVNDLVLDSQGGVYFSDIGGSAKRPGPSGVFYVSAEGTVTQLVKDVSRCNGVLLSPDEKTLYVLPSGQPELLAYPILAPGRIGPGHILGTLVQKEGQPLAGGDGLTVDVQGNLYLTRPRANCIQVMSPAGETLAVIPFPEGPANCAFGGPDRKTLYVTARTSLYAVRMPIAGFQLSNQTSLTDEARSAIRSEIQAVIREGYYPGISILLIHKGKVVMREAHGVVDIKTSEPFTVDQLCWLASTGKLFTATLMASLVDEGLLTFDDPISKTFPEFANIRLPDGTKPRQPVRLRHAMSHTSGIPNDNWLKAEKHLEKNDPQLADYVSPQTPQDFVNGCLKLGLVVEPGTKMMYGRPIDLSACVAEKVTGKSFIELMQERVFKPLGLQQSTIQPTRQELKKLAPLYSSSKPGVFEPDQFGLEVAERQNKRLSTAGGGVYSTLDDIGTLMQLHLQRGKHHGKQLIRAETLQQLYQPQPGTNGRYGLAFQIKDSPINGHSRILSHPGYSGPVAWIDFERDLVGVLLMQSNTVNRTKHHNRIIDTIYRFVPAEPASH
- a CDS encoding sulfatase; protein product: MARVIVLTLLTLFGAAGTISAADQPNIVLIFIDDMGWKDVGCYDNDFVDTPHIDQLAKEGMRFTDFYAAGAVCSPTRCALQSGQNQARIGITDFISGHWRPFERVITPRPAMALPLDTVTVAEALKPAGYTTGYIGKWHLGNGPEFQPDRQGYDFSAVIGGPHLPGKYRVQGRRDLKPKTGQYRTEFEADLSIDFIRDNKEKPFFLMLSPFAVHIPLGAMSDKVEKYRKRAAELKRDLPHPVYAAMIEHCDDMVGRIVAAIEAEGLTNETMIVFTSDNGGLYRRYDYRPQADDNVSTQAPLKGEKGSLHEGGVRVPLIVKYPPMVKAGTVCAEPTISYDFYPTFVELAGGTLPKNQTIDGVSLLPLFAHPDAKLPRQALYWHYPHYHHDRPASSIRERDWKLIEYLDGTGDIELYQISADIGEKNNLASEKKGRVADLKQKLNAWRHSVSARMPLPNPCYNPEKAHEWWNTRSGKPVDSDNRKRFPPTEKDL